The Falco rusticolus isolate bFalRus1 chromosome 5, bFalRus1.pri, whole genome shotgun sequence genome has a segment encoding these proteins:
- the NINJ2 gene encoding ninjurin-2, translating into MASEGENINLQGVNPQLRINGPMNINHYATKKSVAESMLDVALFMANVTQLKAVLEQGTSFQYYTTLIVLISISLFFQVMIGILLIITARLNLNDVAKQPRLNILNNAATALIFITVILNIFITAFGVQKTGLYPTRNFRPY; encoded by the exons GGCGTGAATCCTCAGCTCCGGATTAACGGGCCGATGAACATCAACCACTACGCAACGAAGAAGAGCGTGGCAGAGAGCATGCTGGACGTGGCACTGTTCATGGCAAACGTCACGCAGCTCAAAgcggtgctggagcaggggacaTCCTTCCAGTACTACACCACCCTCATCGTGCTGATCAGCATCTCCCTCTTCTTCCAGGTGATGATAGGGATTCTCCTCATCATCACTG CTCGTTTGAACCTGAATGATGTTGCAAAGCAACCCCGCCTGAATATACTCAACAACGCTGCCACAGCTCTCATCTTTATCACAGTCATCCTCAACATCTTCATCACAGCCTTTGGGGTGCAGAAGACCGGCCTCTATCCTACCAGGAATTTTCGACCTTACTAA